In Arthrobacter citreus, a single genomic region encodes these proteins:
- a CDS encoding DUF1189 domain-containing protein: MNIFKQFWFSLYSPKTISRYRLQKIGKTIFFLFLLAILYTLPGFFSLEKNVKLQVNNVSDLLKENIHTISLNKGTIAINDNTPFEQKIGEYNYAFYPNETVMPTKLKNEQFALVVLKNRIIMKNDKGEQDFPYPSLKSKEINKAGVSKFIKNIKEALPVILIALFFLYYFGSCIFIFLLATILAFLTTVIKSTKHLQFRQRFAMVSYSLTLPTVIYFLLRLFEINIPFQTLIYIVIAVVMYTLTIRNLPSKK, from the coding sequence ATGAATATATTTAAACAATTTTGGTTTAGTTTATACTCTCCAAAAACAATATCAAGATATAGACTCCAAAAAATCGGTAAAACAATCTTTTTTCTATTCCTACTAGCAATTTTATATACTCTTCCTGGGTTCTTTTCATTGGAAAAAAATGTGAAGCTTCAGGTGAACAATGTTTCTGATTTGCTAAAAGAAAATATTCATACAATTTCTTTAAACAAAGGAACAATAGCCATAAACGACAATACGCCATTCGAACAAAAGATTGGTGAATATAACTATGCTTTTTATCCAAATGAAACAGTTATGCCTACCAAATTAAAAAATGAACAGTTTGCACTTGTTGTATTAAAAAATAGAATAATCATGAAAAATGATAAAGGCGAGCAAGATTTCCCTTATCCTTCATTAAAATCAAAAGAAATAAATAAAGCGGGCGTTTCAAAATTTATTAAAAATATAAAAGAAGCTCTTCCAGTCATTTTAATCGCGTTATTTTTCCTATATTATTTTGGTTCATGTATCTTCATATTTTTACTTGCGACAATTTTAGCATTTTTAACAACTGTAATTAAGTCGACTAAACACCTACAGTTTAGACAACGCTTTGCAATGGTTTCATATAGCTTAACATTACCTACTGTTATTTATTTCTTACTTAGATTATTCGAAATAAATATTCCATTCCAAACTTTAATTTATATTGTAATTGCAGTTGTTATGTATACATTAACAATTCGAAATTTACCATCAAAAAAATAA
- the ispG gene encoding flavodoxin-dependent (E)-4-hydroxy-3-methylbut-2-enyl-diphosphate synthase: protein MNEITHRSKTRAVKVGNVVVGGANEISIQSMTTTKTHDVEATVAEIKRLEEAGCQIVRVAVPDERAANAIAEIKRQINIPLVADIHFDYKLALKAIEGGVDKIRINPGNIGRKEKVEAVVNAAKAKGIPIRIGVNAGSLEKRILEKYGYPTADGMVESALHHIKILEDLDFHDIIVSMKASDVNLAIEAYEKASKAFDYPLHLGITESGTLFAGTVKSAAGLGAIISKGIGNTMRISLSADPVEEIKVARELLKSFGLSSNAATLISCPTCGRIEIDLISIANDIEEYISTLKVPIKVAVLGCAVNGPGEAREADIGIAGARGEGLLFRHGEIVRKVPEATMVEELKREIDIIVKEKLAELEAAKG, encoded by the coding sequence GTGAACGAAATTACACATAGAAGTAAAACACGTGCAGTTAAAGTAGGAAATGTAGTTGTTGGTGGAGCAAATGAGATTTCAATCCAAAGTATGACAACAACAAAAACACACGATGTTGAAGCAACAGTTGCAGAAATTAAACGACTTGAAGAAGCTGGATGTCAGATTGTTCGAGTTGCAGTACCAGATGAAAGAGCAGCTAATGCGATTGCTGAAATAAAAAGACAAATTAATATACCACTTGTAGCAGATATTCACTTTGATTATAAATTAGCGCTTAAAGCAATTGAAGGCGGCGTAGATAAAATAAGAATTAATCCAGGTAATATTGGACGTAAAGAAAAAGTTGAAGCAGTTGTAAATGCAGCTAAAGCTAAAGGAATTCCAATACGTATCGGTGTTAATGCTGGTTCTTTAGAAAAACGTATTTTAGAGAAATACGGTTACCCAACTGCTGATGGAATGGTTGAAAGTGCATTACATCATATTAAAATTCTTGAAGACTTAGATTTCCATGACATCATCGTTTCAATGAAAGCATCAGATGTAAATCTTGCAATTGAAGCATATGAAAAAGCATCAAAAGCATTCGATTATCCTTTACACTTAGGTATCACTGAATCAGGTACACTATTTGCTGGTACAGTTAAAAGTGCTGCTGGTTTAGGTGCAATCATAAGTAAAGGGATCGGAAACACAATGCGTATCTCTTTAAGTGCAGACCCAGTTGAAGAAATAAAAGTTGCTAGAGAATTACTTAAATCTTTCGGCTTATCTTCAAACGCTGCAACATTGATTTCTTGCCCTACTTGTGGACGAATCGAAATTGACTTAATTAGTATTGCAAACGATATTGAAGAATATATTTCAACACTAAAAGTACCAATTAAAGTTGCCGTACTAGGATGTGCAGTAAACGGACCTGGTGAAGCACGTGAAGCTGATATTGGTATTGCTGGAGCACGCGGTGAAGGATTACTATTCCGCCACGGAGAAATCGTTCGCAAAGTACCTGAAGCAACAATGGTTGAAGAATTAAAACGTGAAATCGACATTATCGTAAAAGAAAAACTTGCTGAACTAGAAGCAGCGAAAGGCTAA